A window of the Salipiger sp. H15 genome harbors these coding sequences:
- a CDS encoding ATP-binding protein, with protein sequence MRRARVLAGIIPPADQLLDLTALRSLEGMRRSQGLLSIGLVGAAALAIWVFMDVKAMLPWLGVMLATFALHFHVVTSLPDRGYRRHLVLPVATLVLSGLAYIAGGMILWVQSDPGLTILSLLFIFVALLNTLSYRVQMRLLLMLDLSLMGVGVLARAVWLWLAHPGTPDTVLVSVALLVCYLYFCRVAWNVMRTRERLEITARAALAEARGQALEQLTGGVAHDFNNLLTAVLGNMELARLSHTAAEREELMAEAERAARRGAELTGQLLAISSSARLRPMALSPDELLQGVPGRAAEVLTPEHELRLRVDPDLPQVSVDAPKLQTCLIELICNARDAMPGGGEIELCAKAARLGAGHGVCFELRDSGTGIPPDLMPLVCEPYFTTKPVGQGSGLGLAMLRGFAEQSGGSFELSSPGPGQGTCARLCFPAAPAASQAGGGPRPTRARAASPAG encoded by the coding sequence GTGCGGCGGGCGCGCGTCCTGGCCGGGATCATCCCGCCCGCCGACCAACTGCTCGACCTGACGGCGCTGCGCAGCCTCGAGGGGATGCGGCGCTCGCAGGGGCTGCTGAGCATCGGGCTCGTCGGCGCCGCCGCGCTCGCCATCTGGGTCTTCATGGACGTGAAGGCGATGCTGCCCTGGCTGGGCGTCATGCTCGCCACCTTCGCGCTGCATTTCCACGTCGTGACCTCGCTTCCCGACCGCGGCTACCGGCGGCACCTGGTGCTGCCCGTGGCGACGCTGGTGCTTTCGGGGCTGGCCTACATCGCCGGCGGGATGATCCTCTGGGTGCAGTCCGACCCGGGGCTGACAATCCTGTCGCTGCTCTTCATCTTCGTGGCGCTGCTCAACACCCTGTCGTACCGGGTGCAGATGCGGCTGCTGCTGATGCTGGACCTGTCGCTCATGGGGGTGGGGGTGCTGGCCCGCGCCGTCTGGCTCTGGCTGGCCCATCCCGGCACCCCGGATACCGTGCTGGTGAGCGTGGCGTTGCTGGTCTGCTACCTCTATTTCTGCCGCGTCGCCTGGAACGTGATGCGCACCCGCGAGCGGCTCGAGATCACCGCGCGCGCGGCGCTGGCCGAGGCGCGCGGGCAGGCGCTCGAGCAGCTGACCGGCGGGGTCGCGCATGACTTCAACAACCTGCTGACGGCGGTGCTGGGCAACATGGAACTGGCGCGGCTCTCTCACACGGCGGCCGAACGCGAGGAGCTGATGGCCGAGGCCGAGCGCGCGGCGCGGCGCGGCGCCGAGCTGACGGGCCAGCTGCTCGCCATCTCGAGCAGCGCGCGGCTGCGTCCCATGGCGCTGAGCCCGGACGAGCTTCTGCAGGGGGTGCCGGGCCGCGCCGCCGAGGTGCTGACCCCGGAGCACGAGCTGCGGCTGCGGGTCGATCCCGACCTGCCGCAGGTCAGCGTCGACGCGCCAAAGCTGCAGACCTGCCTGATCGAGCTGATCTGCAACGCGCGCGACGCGATGCCCGGGGGCGGGGAGATCGAGCTTTGTGCGAAAGCTGCGCGGCTGGGGGCCGGGCACGGCGTCTGCTTCGAGCTGCGCGACAGCGGCACCGGCATTCCGCCCGACCTGATGCCGCTGGTCTGCGAGCCCTATTTCACCACCAAGCCGGTGGGGCAGGGCTCGGGGCTGGGGCTCGCAATGCTGCGCGGCTTCGCCGAGCAGTCGGGCGGCAGCTTCGAGCTGAGCTCGCCGGGGCCGGGGCAGGGCACCTGTGCGCGCCTCTGCTTCCCGGCCGCGCCGGCCGCGTCACAGGCGGGGGGAGGCCCGCGACCGACCCGGGCCCGCGCCGCCTCGCCCGCTGGGTAG
- the ispG gene encoding flavodoxin-dependent (E)-4-hydroxy-3-methylbut-2-enyl-diphosphate synthase, translating into MSHNPIRPWRSIERRKSRQIMVGNVPVGGDAPISVQTMTNTITSDVKATVEQVQRAAEAGADIVRVSVPDEASSKALKEIVRESPVPIVADIHFHYKRGIESALAGAACLRINPGNIGSPERVREVIAAARDNGCSMRIGVNGGSLERHLLEKYGEPCPEAMVESALDHIRILEDNDFHEFKISVKASDVFLSAAAYMGLAEATDKPIHLGITEAGGLTSGTIKSAIGLGQLLWMGIGDTLRVSLSADPVEEVKVGYEILKSLGLRHRGVNIISCPSCARQGFDVIKTVEALEQRLEHIKTPMSLSIIGCVVNGPGEALMTDVGFTGGGAGSGMVYLAGKASYKMSNDQMIDHIVEEVEKKAAQIEADEASKAQAAE; encoded by the coding sequence ATGAGCCACAACCCGATCCGCCCCTGGCGCAGCATCGAGCGCCGCAAGTCCCGGCAGATCATGGTGGGCAACGTGCCGGTGGGCGGCGATGCACCGATCTCGGTGCAGACCATGACCAACACCATCACCTCCGACGTGAAGGCCACCGTCGAGCAGGTGCAGCGCGCCGCCGAGGCCGGGGCCGACATCGTGCGCGTCTCGGTGCCCGACGAGGCCAGCTCGAAGGCGCTGAAGGAGATCGTGCGCGAAAGCCCGGTGCCGATCGTCGCGGACATCCATTTCCATTACAAGCGCGGCATCGAGAGTGCCCTTGCCGGCGCCGCCTGCCTGCGCATCAACCCCGGCAACATCGGCAGCCCCGAGCGTGTGCGCGAGGTGATCGCCGCCGCCCGTGACAATGGCTGCTCGATGCGCATCGGGGTGAACGGCGGCTCGCTGGAAAGGCACCTGCTGGAGAAATACGGCGAGCCCTGCCCCGAGGCGATGGTCGAGTCCGCGCTCGACCACATCCGCATCCTCGAGGACAACGATTTCCACGAGTTCAAGATCAGCGTGAAGGCCTCGGATGTCTTCCTGTCGGCCGCCGCCTACATGGGCCTGGCCGAGGCGACGGACAAGCCGATCCACCTTGGCATCACCGAGGCGGGCGGGCTCACCTCGGGCACGATCAAGAGCGCCATCGGCCTTGGCCAACTCTTGTGGATGGGTATCGGCGACACGCTGCGCGTCTCGCTCTCGGCCGATCCGGTCGAGGAGGTCAAGGTCGGCTACGAGATCCTGAAATCGCTCGGCCTGCGCCACCGCGGCGTCAACATTATCTCCTGCCCGTCCTGCGCGCGGCAGGGCTTCGACGTGATCAAGACCGTCGAGGCGCTGGAGCAGCGGCTCGAGCACATCAAGACGCCCATGTCGCTGTCGATCATCGGCTGCGTGGTGAACGGGCCGGGCGAGGCGCTGATGACCGATGTCGGCTTCACCGGCGGTGGCGCGGGCTCGGGCATGGTCTACCTGGCGGGCAAGGCGAGCTACAAGATGTCGAACGACCAGATGATCGACCACATCGTCGAGGAGGTCGAGAAGAAAGCTGCCCAGATCGAAGCCGACGAGGCCTCGAAGGCGCAGGCAGCGGAGTAG
- a CDS encoding RodZ domain-containing protein has protein sequence MNADTTPRGFDDFTLHLGDVMRGERATMGKSLLDVQRELRIKASYIAAIENCDPSAFDTPGFIAGYVRSYARYLGMDPDECYRLFCEESGFAVAHGMSERASTIRKGNGDLPAPVARDIFEHPRMPFVPAGESFFSRIEPGAIGSLLVLVALLSGIGYGGYAVLREVQRVQVAPVDQTPLVLSDLDPVQTTTVTPPEEGSQQVASADGAGPFSPPSNEALDRLYRPKALDVPVLVARDAPISSLDPSTVGAFAQAERNQLPQVDPTTVGAEMQVAGLPAPLPGTEQPQAALLGGKTVTLVAVRPAWVRVRGANGKVLYERVMEPGDTWTVPEGQSEASLTVGESGALYLATNGQTLGPLGPKGQVTRDVALLPEVVTAAYKPAVPETDGDLQRVLAKLNENAVPAAAQTLVAQAAPAVTQPGAPKVLQDAAPGVTMIAVRPAWVRVRSADGSVIFEKTMRAGDTWTAPATQDPASVRVGESGAVYFAVNGQTYGPVGASGTVTKNLPLSVEHLTTAYKVADLTRDADLSRVVAELSGDLVRAD, from the coding sequence ATGAACGCGGACACCACGCCGCGCGGCTTCGACGATTTCACCCTGCACCTGGGCGACGTGATGCGCGGTGAGCGCGCCACCATGGGCAAATCCCTTCTCGACGTGCAGCGCGAGCTGCGCATCAAGGCGAGCTACATCGCCGCGATCGAGAACTGCGATCCCTCGGCCTTCGACACGCCCGGCTTCATCGCCGGCTACGTCCGCTCCTACGCGCGCTATCTCGGCATGGACCCCGACGAGTGCTACCGGCTCTTCTGCGAGGAGAGCGGGTTTGCCGTCGCGCATGGCATGTCCGAGAGGGCCTCGACGATCCGCAAGGGCAACGGCGACCTGCCGGCCCCGGTCGCGCGCGACATCTTCGAACATCCCCGCATGCCCTTCGTGCCCGCGGGCGAGTCCTTCTTCTCGCGCATCGAGCCCGGAGCCATCGGCTCGCTGCTGGTGCTGGTCGCGCTGCTGAGCGGCATCGGCTACGGCGGCTACGCGGTCCTGCGCGAGGTGCAGCGGGTGCAGGTCGCGCCCGTCGACCAGACGCCGCTGGTGCTGAGCGATCTCGACCCGGTGCAGACCACCACGGTCACGCCCCCCGAGGAAGGCAGCCAGCAGGTCGCGAGCGCCGATGGCGCGGGCCCGTTCTCGCCGCCCTCGAACGAGGCGCTGGACCGGCTCTACCGCCCCAAGGCGCTGGACGTGCCGGTGCTGGTGGCGCGCGACGCGCCGATCTCCTCGCTCGATCCCTCGACCGTCGGCGCCTTCGCGCAGGCCGAGCGCAACCAGCTGCCGCAGGTCGATCCCACGACCGTCGGGGCCGAGATGCAGGTGGCCGGGCTTCCCGCGCCGCTGCCCGGAACCGAGCAGCCGCAGGCCGCGCTTCTTGGCGGCAAGACCGTGACGCTGGTCGCGGTGCGCCCCGCCTGGGTGCGCGTGCGCGGTGCGAACGGCAAGGTGCTCTACGAGCGGGTGATGGAGCCGGGTGACACCTGGACCGTGCCCGAGGGCCAGTCCGAGGCCAGCCTCACGGTCGGCGAGTCGGGCGCGCTCTATCTTGCGACCAACGGCCAGACCCTCGGCCCGCTCGGGCCGAAGGGGCAGGTGACCCGCGACGTGGCGCTGCTGCCCGAGGTGGTGACCGCCGCCTACAAGCCCGCCGTGCCCGAGACCGACGGCGACCTGCAGCGCGTGCTGGCCAAGCTGAACGAGAATGCGGTTCCCGCGGCGGCGCAGACGCTGGTGGCGCAGGCCGCCCCGGCGGTGACCCAGCCCGGCGCGCCGAAGGTGCTGCAGGACGCGGCGCCCGGCGTGACGATGATCGCGGTGCGTCCGGCCTGGGTGCGCGTGCGCTCGGCCGACGGTTCGGTGATCTTCGAGAAGACCATGCGCGCGGGCGACACCTGGACGGCCCCGGCCACCCAGGACCCGGCCAGCGTCCGCGTGGGCGAATCCGGCGCGGTCTACTTCGCGGTGAACGGCCAGACCTACGGTCCGGTCGGCGCCTCGGGGACGGTGACCAAGAACCTGCCGCTTTCCGTCGAGCACCTGACCACCGCCTACAAGGTGGCCGATCTCACCCGCGACGCCGACCTCTCGCGGGTCGTGGCCGAACTGAGCGGCGACCTCGTCCGGGCCGACTGA
- the hemA gene encoding 5-aminolevulinate synthase, whose product MDYTAKLDEALDRLHAEGRYRTFIDIERKNGRFPHATWRKPDGSEMPITVWCGNDYLGMGQHPVVLAAMHEAIDATGAGSGGTRNISGTTVYHKRLEAELADLHQKEAALVFSSAYIANDATLSTLPKLFPGLIIYSDELNHASMIEGIKRNGGAKRIFRHNDLAHLRELLAADDPAAPKLIAFESVYSMDGDFGPIAEICDLADEFGALTYLDEVHAVGMYGPRGGGVAERDNLLHRLDIINGTLGKAFGVFGGYIAASAKMCDAVRSYAPGFIFTTSIPPAVAAGAAASIAHLKQDQALRERHQTQAKILKLRLKGLGMPIIDHGSHIVPVIVGNPVHTKKLSDMLLEGYGIYVQPINFPTVPRGTERLRFTPSPVHGPNEMDKLIQAMDALWSHCALNRQELSA is encoded by the coding sequence GTGGACTACACCGCGAAGCTCGACGAAGCCCTTGACCGTCTTCACGCCGAGGGGCGCTATCGCACCTTCATCGACATCGAACGCAAGAACGGCCGCTTCCCCCATGCCACCTGGCGCAAGCCGGACGGCAGCGAGATGCCGATCACCGTCTGGTGCGGCAACGACTACCTCGGGATGGGCCAGCACCCGGTGGTGCTTGCCGCGATGCACGAGGCCATCGACGCCACCGGCGCCGGCTCGGGCGGCACGCGCAACATCTCGGGCACCACGGTCTATCACAAGCGGCTCGAGGCCGAGCTGGCGGATCTGCACCAGAAGGAGGCCGCGCTGGTCTTCTCCTCGGCCTACATCGCCAACGACGCCACGCTCTCGACCCTGCCGAAGTTGTTCCCCGGCCTCATCATCTACTCGGACGAGCTGAACCACGCCTCGATGATCGAGGGGATCAAGCGCAACGGCGGTGCCAAGCGCATCTTCCGCCACAACGACCTTGCGCACCTGCGCGAGCTTCTGGCAGCCGACGATCCCGCGGCGCCCAAGCTCATCGCCTTTGAATCGGTCTACTCGATGGATGGCGACTTCGGCCCGATCGCGGAGATCTGCGACCTTGCCGACGAGTTCGGCGCGCTGACCTACCTCGACGAGGTGCACGCGGTGGGCATGTACGGCCCGCGCGGCGGCGGCGTCGCCGAGCGCGACAACCTGCTGCACCGGCTCGACATCATCAACGGCACGCTGGGCAAGGCCTTCGGCGTCTTCGGCGGCTACATCGCGGCCTCGGCCAAGATGTGCGACGCGGTGCGCTCCTACGCGCCGGGCTTCATCTTCACCACCTCGATCCCGCCGGCGGTGGCGGCAGGGGCGGCGGCCTCGATCGCCCATCTCAAGCAGGACCAGGCGCTGCGCGAGCGGCACCAGACCCAGGCGAAGATCCTCAAGCTGCGGCTCAAGGGGCTGGGGATGCCGATCATCGACCACGGCTCGCACATCGTGCCGGTGATCGTCGGCAACCCGGTGCACACCAAGAAGCTGTCGGACATGCTGCTCGAGGGCTACGGCATCTACGTCCAGCCGATCAACTTCCCGACCGTGCCGCGCGGCACCGAACGGCTGCGCTTCACCCCCTCGCCGGTGCACGGGCCGAACGAGATGGACAAGCTGATCCAGGCCATGGACGCGCTCTGGTCGCACTGTGCGCTCAACCGCCAGGAACTGAGCGCCTGA
- a CDS encoding M20/M25/M40 family metallo-hydrolase — translation MSLDTVLTKIDADLPVAIDRLLELLRIPSISTDPEYKAACDKAADWLVADLASIGVEASKRPTPGHPMVVGHVDGPGPHVLFYGHYDVQPVDPLNLWNRDPFDPAIEETAKGKVIRGRGSSDDKGQLMTFIEACRAWKAVHGTLPCKITFFFEGEEESGSPSLIPFMKENAEELKAEIALICDTGLFQSKTPAIITRLRGLLGEEMTIKAADKDLHSGMYGGVAMNPIRVLTKILGGLFDENGTIQVPGIYEGVPDLPAEILEQWKALEFDEAAFLDGVGLSKPAGEKDHLPIEMIWSRPTAEINGIWGGYTGAGFKTVLPAEASAKISFRLVGTQDPVAIRRNFRAWVEAQVPSDCSVVWKDHSCSPASEMHTTHSGFEAARKALGDEWDEPAAYAGCGGSIPIAGYFQNILQMDAMLVGWGKDDDQLHSPNEKYDLESFHKGIRSWARILDAMANAA, via the coding sequence GTGTCTTTGGACACCGTCCTCACCAAGATCGACGCCGATCTTCCGGTCGCGATCGACCGGCTGCTCGAGCTTCTGCGAATCCCTTCGATCTCGACCGACCCCGAGTACAAGGCGGCCTGCGACAAGGCCGCCGACTGGCTCGTGGCCGATCTCGCCAGCATCGGCGTCGAGGCCAGCAAGCGCCCCACCCCGGGCCATCCGATGGTGGTGGGCCATGTCGACGGGCCGGGGCCGCACGTGCTTTTCTACGGCCATTATGATGTGCAGCCGGTCGATCCGCTCAACCTGTGGAACCGCGACCCGTTCGACCCGGCGATCGAGGAAACCGCCAAGGGCAAGGTGATCCGCGGTCGCGGCTCGTCGGACGACAAAGGCCAGCTGATGACCTTCATCGAGGCCTGCCGCGCGTGGAAGGCGGTGCATGGCACCCTGCCCTGCAAGATCACCTTCTTCTTCGAGGGCGAGGAAGAGAGCGGCTCGCCGTCGCTGATCCCCTTCATGAAGGAGAACGCCGAAGAGCTGAAAGCCGAGATCGCGCTGATCTGCGACACCGGTCTCTTCCAGTCGAAGACCCCGGCGATCATCACCCGCCTGCGCGGCCTTCTGGGCGAGGAGATGACCATCAAGGCGGCCGACAAGGATCTGCACTCGGGCATGTACGGCGGCGTCGCGATGAACCCGATCCGCGTGCTGACCAAGATCCTCGGCGGGCTCTTCGACGAGAACGGCACGATCCAGGTTCCCGGCATCTATGAAGGCGTGCCCGACCTGCCGGCGGAGATCCTCGAGCAGTGGAAGGCGCTGGAGTTCGACGAGGCGGCCTTCCTCGACGGCGTCGGCCTGTCGAAGCCCGCGGGCGAGAAGGACCACCTGCCGATCGAGATGATCTGGTCGCGCCCGACCGCCGAGATCAACGGCATCTGGGGCGGCTACACCGGCGCGGGCTTCAAGACCGTGCTCCCCGCCGAGGCCTCGGCCAAGATCAGCTTCCGTCTCGTCGGCACGCAGGACCCGGTGGCGATCCGCAGGAACTTCCGCGCCTGGGTCGAGGCGCAGGTACCCTCCGACTGCTCGGTCGTGTGGAAGGACCACAGCTGCTCGCCCGCGTCCGAGATGCACACCACCCACTCCGGTTTCGAGGCCGCCCGCAAGGCGCTCGGCGACGAGTGGGACGAACCGGCGGCCTACGCGGGCTGCGGCGGCTCGATCCCGATCGCCGGCTACTTCCAGAACATCCTCCAGATGGACGCGATGCTGGTGGGCTGGGGCAAGGACGACGACCAGCTGCACTCGCCGAACGAGAAGTACGACCTCGAATCCTTCCACAAGGGGATTCGCAGCTGGGCCCGAATCCTCGACGCCATGGCGAACGCTGCCTGA
- a CDS encoding glycosyltransferase family 2 protein, whose amino-acid sequence MQTVAAAVTMVRDDVFFLKAWLRHYGRLLGRENCYVINHGRGAEVAALAEGCNVIGIPGDPHPNFDMKRWRLLNGQVNGLRSYYRHVIVGDVDELVVLDPAEGNLLDFLARQPLRRVLTPVGLEVIHRPELEPEQLGEAILGPRRHLRLAPHYAKPCVVSRGTKIARGGHFTQASKLFTPEPLYLFHLKFCDFGEYVAATDRRNRVTGDLGVGVREAAIGRHWFAEARGEDRAVFDGFAEMPMEQGFDFAELRARMHRSWQPRGETGYWQFDRSEPDRQYLLPERFYGLF is encoded by the coding sequence ATGCAGACCGTGGCCGCCGCTGTCACCATGGTGCGCGACGATGTCTTCTTCCTGAAGGCCTGGCTGCGCCATTATGGCCGCCTGCTCGGGCGCGAGAACTGCTACGTCATCAATCACGGCCGCGGGGCCGAGGTCGCGGCGCTGGCCGAGGGCTGCAATGTCATCGGCATCCCCGGCGATCCGCATCCCAACTTCGACATGAAGCGCTGGCGACTGCTCAACGGGCAGGTGAACGGGCTGCGCAGCTACTACCGGCACGTGATCGTCGGCGACGTGGACGAGCTGGTGGTGCTCGACCCGGCCGAGGGCAACCTGCTCGATTTCCTTGCAAGGCAGCCGCTGCGCCGGGTGCTGACGCCTGTGGGGCTCGAGGTGATCCACCGGCCCGAGCTCGAGCCGGAGCAACTGGGAGAGGCCATTCTCGGACCGCGCCGCCACCTGCGGCTGGCGCCGCATTACGCCAAGCCTTGCGTCGTCTCGCGGGGCACGAAGATCGCGCGGGGTGGGCATTTCACCCAGGCGTCGAAGCTCTTCACGCCGGAGCCGCTCTACCTCTTCCACCTGAAATTCTGCGACTTCGGCGAGTATGTGGCGGCGACGGACCGGCGCAACCGCGTGACGGGGGATCTGGGCGTGGGGGTGAGGGAGGCCGCGATCGGGCGCCACTGGTTTGCCGAGGCGCGGGGCGAGGATCGGGCGGTCTTCGACGGGTTCGCCGAAATGCCGATGGAGCAGGGGTTCGATTTTGCCGAGCTGCGCGCTCGCATGCATCGCAGCTGGCAGCCGCGGGGCGAGACGGGGTACTGGCAGTTCGACCGCTCGGAACCCGATAGGCAGTACCTGCTGCCGGAACGGTTCTACGGTCTGTTCTGA
- a CDS encoding cytochrome b/b6 domain-containing protein, giving the protein MSLANTKTAYGAVTRSLHWLTALGILIMIPLGWIAHVAPWATEAELATKAQLFSVHKTIGVTLFFLALVRILWALTQVKPAPLHPERRAENLAAETVHWLLYSTLVIVPLSGWVEHAATEGFAPILWPFGQDLPFVPNSDRVAETAASVHFLSQWLLVASLALHVAGALKHAVIDRDGTLARMLKGAPSGTPAAGHRVFRPLVLAIAAWAALIGGGAAAGLFTSEEAPEVPQLEAAQSDWQVTEGTLGISLVQMGKEIEGSFADWTAEIAFEPRETPGKAGDVTVQIAIPTLTLGSVSKQAMGADFFDAEAFPTATFRAEILRGDTGYEAQGTLTMKGAEVPVTLPFELTLEGGTATMQGTTTLDRRDYAIGGGMADPKQLSFEVKVNVALTATRS; this is encoded by the coding sequence ATGTCCCTCGCCAATACGAAGACCGCCTATGGTGCCGTCACCCGCAGCCTGCACTGGCTGACCGCGCTCGGCATCCTGATCATGATCCCGCTCGGCTGGATCGCCCATGTCGCGCCCTGGGCCACCGAGGCCGAGCTTGCCACCAAGGCGCAGCTCTTCTCGGTGCACAAGACCATCGGCGTGACGCTGTTCTTCCTCGCGCTGGTCCGCATCCTATGGGCGCTGACGCAGGTGAAGCCCGCGCCGCTGCACCCCGAGCGCCGGGCCGAGAACCTCGCCGCCGAGACGGTGCACTGGCTGCTTTACTCCACGCTGGTGATCGTTCCGCTCTCGGGCTGGGTCGAGCACGCCGCGACCGAGGGGTTTGCGCCGATCCTCTGGCCGTTCGGGCAGGACCTGCCCTTCGTGCCAAACTCGGACCGCGTGGCCGAGACCGCCGCCTCGGTGCACTTCCTGTCGCAGTGGCTGCTGGTCGCCTCGCTGGCGCTGCACGTGGCCGGGGCGCTGAAACACGCGGTGATCGACCGCGACGGCACGCTGGCGCGGATGCTGAAGGGCGCGCCGAGCGGCACGCCCGCCGCCGGGCACCGGGTGTTCCGCCCGCTCGTCCTTGCCATCGCCGCATGGGCCGCGCTGATCGGCGGCGGCGCGGCGGCAGGCCTCTTCACCAGCGAGGAGGCGCCCGAGGTGCCGCAGCTCGAGGCCGCGCAATCCGACTGGCAGGTGACCGAGGGCACGCTTGGCATCAGCCTCGTGCAGATGGGCAAGGAGATCGAGGGCAGCTTCGCCGACTGGACCGCCGAGATCGCCTTCGAGCCGCGCGAGACCCCGGGCAAGGCCGGTGACGTGACCGTGCAGATCGCCATCCCGACGCTGACCCTCGGTTCGGTGAGCAAGCAGGCCATGGGTGCCGATTTCTTCGACGCCGAGGCCTTCCCCACCGCCACCTTCCGCGCCGAGATCCTGCGCGGCGACACGGGCTACGAGGCGCAGGGCACGCTCACCATGAAGGGCGCCGAGGTGCCGGTCACCCTGCCCTTCGAGCTGACCCTCGAGGGGGGCACCGCGACGATGCAGGGCACCACCACGCTCGACCGCCGCGACTACGCCATCGGCGGCGGCATGGCGGACCCGAAACAGCTGAGCTTCGAGGTGAAGGTCAATGTCGCGCTGACCGCGACGCGCAGCTGA